One region of Salinibacter grassmerensis genomic DNA includes:
- a CDS encoding acyl carrier protein — protein MASDIEETVKSIIVDKLGVDEDDVTSDASFTNDLGADSLDTVELIMEFEKEFDLTIPDEEAEEIATVGDAVGYLEEKA, from the coding sequence ATGGCCAGCGACATCGAAGAGACGGTCAAGTCGATCATTGTCGACAAACTGGGCGTTGACGAGGACGACGTGACGTCGGACGCTTCCTTTACCAACGACCTGGGCGCGGACTCGCTCGACACCGTCGAGCTCATCATGGAATTTGAGAAGGAGTTCGACCTGACGATCCCGGACGAGGAGGCCGAAGAGATCGCGACGGTCGGCGACGCCGTGGGGTACCTCGAGGAGAAGGCGTAG
- the metK gene encoding methionine adenosyltransferase, whose translation MAYLYTSESVSEGHPDKIADQISDAILDAHLAEDRNSRVAAETLVTSGLVVLSGEITSTARVEPREIAREVIRDIGYTDPRIRFDAESCGVISSLHEQSGDISQGVDGGEEQGAGDQGLMFGYACRETDELMPMPITFSHRLVQELAHIRKETDKMPYLRPDSKSQVTIEYKEDRMTPRRVHTVVVSTQHDEGVPQKKIREDVRDVLLPRALPTELLDDDLILHVNPTGRFVTGGPHGDTGLTGRKIIVDTYGGKGAHGGGAFSGKDPSKVDRSATYAARHVAKNLVAAELCDEAEVQLAYAIGVAEPVSIDVSTSGTGVLPDTALCDLVREHFELSPSAIIDRLDLLKPRYQETAAYGHFGRADFPWEELTHVEALKRDAPAVAS comes from the coding sequence ATGGCTTACCTCTACACCTCCGAGTCGGTCTCGGAGGGCCACCCCGACAAGATTGCTGATCAAATTTCGGACGCCATCCTCGACGCCCACCTGGCCGAAGACCGGAACAGCCGCGTGGCCGCCGAGACGCTCGTGACGTCCGGGCTCGTCGTGCTTAGCGGCGAGATCACGTCCACGGCCCGCGTGGAACCGCGGGAAATCGCCCGCGAGGTCATCCGTGACATCGGATACACCGACCCTCGCATCCGGTTCGACGCCGAATCATGTGGGGTCATCAGCAGCCTCCACGAACAGAGCGGCGACATTAGCCAGGGCGTCGACGGCGGGGAGGAGCAGGGCGCTGGCGACCAGGGCCTCATGTTCGGCTACGCCTGCCGGGAGACCGACGAGTTGATGCCCATGCCCATCACGTTCTCCCACCGGCTCGTGCAGGAGCTCGCCCACATCCGCAAGGAGACGGACAAGATGCCCTACCTGCGGCCCGACTCGAAGAGCCAAGTCACCATCGAGTACAAGGAGGACCGCATGACTCCGCGGCGGGTGCACACCGTGGTGGTCTCCACCCAGCACGACGAGGGAGTCCCCCAGAAGAAGATCCGGGAGGATGTACGTGACGTGCTTCTCCCCCGCGCCCTTCCCACCGAGCTTCTGGACGACGACCTCATTCTCCACGTCAACCCCACGGGCCGGTTCGTGACCGGTGGGCCGCACGGGGACACGGGCCTTACGGGCCGCAAGATTATCGTGGACACCTACGGCGGCAAGGGAGCGCACGGGGGCGGGGCCTTTAGCGGAAAGGACCCCTCGAAGGTGGACCGGAGCGCCACCTACGCCGCCCGACACGTCGCCAAAAACCTGGTCGCGGCGGAGCTCTGCGACGAAGCCGAGGTGCAGCTCGCCTACGCCATTGGCGTGGCCGAGCCCGTGTCGATCGACGTCTCGACGAGCGGCACTGGCGTCCTGCCCGACACGGCGCTCTGCGACCTGGTGCGGGAGCACTTCGAGCTGTCCCCCTCCGCCATCATCGACCGGCTTGACCTGTTGAAGCCTCGCTACCAGGAAACCGCCGCGTACGGCCACTTTGGGCGCGCGGACTTTCCCTGGGAGGAGCTGACCCATGTGGAAGCGCTGAAGCGGGATGCCCCTGCGGTCGCCTCCTAG
- a CDS encoding DUF4382 domain-containing protein — MNRFFLSLLLSFAVAVGLLVGCDSAGTSMETTSDDGSTTLQMSLTDAPGDVTKASVIIDSVSVIGRVPVEGDTTNEDSTDVNLSVLSGKSFEADLTQLEGAVDTLMGKIDIEPGTYSQVRLVTANPDRFDVRYETTQDDTAQANLFIPSGEQTGIKVNFDSPLTVDTSMDTVDVTLDFDAGESFVSRGRAGQTSDYNFKPTVQASVDITGGEN; from the coding sequence ATGAATCGTTTTTTCCTCTCCCTTCTGCTTTCCTTCGCCGTCGCCGTTGGACTTCTGGTCGGGTGCGACTCGGCTGGCACCTCGATGGAGACCACCTCCGACGATGGATCTACGACGTTGCAGATGAGCCTGACGGATGCTCCGGGTGACGTTACGAAAGCAAGCGTGATTATCGACAGCGTGTCCGTCATTGGTCGGGTCCCTGTCGAAGGCGACACGACGAACGAAGACTCGACCGACGTGAACCTATCGGTCCTGAGCGGGAAAAGCTTCGAGGCCGACCTGACCCAACTGGAGGGAGCAGTCGACACCCTTATGGGGAAGATCGACATCGAGCCAGGCACATACAGCCAGGTTCGTTTGGTGACGGCCAATCCCGACAGATTCGACGTACGGTACGAGACGACCCAGGACGACACGGCCCAGGCCAACCTCTTCATTCCCAGTGGTGAACAAACTGGCATCAAGGTCAACTTCGACTCGCCGCTGACCGTGGACACGTCCATGGATACGGTGGACGTCACCCTGGACTTCGACGCCGGAGAATCCTTTGTTTCTCGAGGCCGCGCCGGACAGACGAGCGACTACAACTTTAAGCCGACGGTCCAGGCAAGCGTCGATATCACCGGTGGTGAGAATTAG
- a CDS encoding RNA polymerase sigma factor: MSHDAPDGTYARRVQDGDRSAFQVLVERYEGMVFDLAHQYADGPEAAEDLAQDVFLTAYRRIDDLQAPDRFASWLYGIALNRGRDYAKNVRRDTYPFSRSDQEDSAILDNGTAAQDEQLIADELGDQLWEALDELSPTYATPFLLKYRDGLTYKAMSKRLDVSVSALKVRVHRARKKLRTLLASYHEKSRS; the protein is encoded by the coding sequence ATGTCCCACGACGCCCCGGACGGCACGTACGCCCGTCGCGTACAGGACGGGGACCGGTCGGCCTTCCAGGTTCTCGTCGAGCGGTACGAGGGCATGGTGTTCGATCTTGCGCACCAGTACGCCGATGGCCCCGAGGCCGCCGAAGACCTGGCCCAGGACGTGTTTCTCACGGCCTACCGCCGGATCGACGACCTCCAGGCCCCGGACCGGTTCGCGTCGTGGCTCTACGGCATTGCCCTCAACCGTGGGCGCGACTACGCCAAGAACGTCCGGCGGGATACCTACCCGTTCAGCCGCTCGGACCAGGAGGACTCCGCCATTCTGGACAACGGAACGGCGGCGCAGGACGAGCAGCTCATCGCCGACGAGCTCGGGGATCAGTTGTGGGAGGCCCTGGACGAGCTGTCGCCGACCTACGCGACCCCCTTCCTACTCAAGTACCGGGACGGCCTGACGTACAAGGCCATGTCGAAACGGCTCGACGTGTCCGTAAGTGCACTGAAAGTGCGTGTGCACCGCGCTCGCAAAAAGCTCCGAACCTTGCTGGCCTCCTATCATGAAAAATCTCGATCCTGA
- a CDS encoding glycogen-binding domain-containing protein yields MWRILLGLSCLLGLLPQSGSAQQWTGTATFGLTGGYQTNTYLDPVLRSWNNRSSTPGLAALTPRVGVAREARRTRLAATVRTRLYPRRAGMPQFVRGHAQARYRLSPSWSVGASGGGTRLRLGSSEESWWALPSVQWTPTSSTTVTARGGLTQRYVDTDQGATARQDSRLAMLNVASWLTDRFRTEGRAYWSNGRTPTTGATFGGMGVSVRGVYWPTGQWSVEAQVGVEQVQYETRSPRSRFGRGGLKVAWHPRTAVTVFAQARASTARLVNGSSTDTHVAAGVRLRAQRVLGGTSTSPPRRRVCRAVEDGVQVQIPYDGPGTPHVTGDFNGWALPGTSLTQTDDGTWTTTLSMPSGEYAYRIRIVDGDERRWLSLPSYADTASDAFGGTNGVCTVP; encoded by the coding sequence ATGTGGCGGATTCTTCTCGGACTTTCGTGCCTCCTGGGGCTTCTGCCCCAGTCTGGCTCGGCCCAGCAGTGGACCGGCACCGCCACCTTCGGCCTGACCGGCGGCTACCAAACCAATACCTACCTCGATCCCGTGCTTCGCTCCTGGAACAACCGGTCCTCCACCCCGGGCCTCGCGGCCTTGACGCCGCGGGTCGGGGTTGCGCGTGAGGCACGCCGCACGCGCCTCGCCGCCACGGTTCGGACCCGACTGTATCCGCGCCGCGCCGGGATGCCCCAGTTCGTACGGGGCCATGCCCAGGCGCGGTACCGCCTGTCGCCGTCGTGGTCGGTAGGCGCCAGCGGCGGCGGGACACGCCTTCGCCTCGGCTCGTCGGAGGAGAGCTGGTGGGCGCTGCCCTCTGTGCAATGGACGCCCACATCCAGCACGACCGTTACGGCGCGTGGCGGCCTCACCCAACGCTACGTCGATACGGACCAGGGGGCCACTGCTCGTCAGGACAGCAGGCTTGCCATGCTGAATGTGGCGTCCTGGCTTACCGATCGGTTTCGCACGGAAGGACGTGCGTACTGGAGCAATGGACGGACCCCCACCACGGGGGCCACCTTCGGGGGAATGGGCGTGTCTGTGCGCGGGGTGTACTGGCCCACCGGCCAGTGGTCCGTGGAGGCCCAAGTGGGGGTCGAGCAGGTGCAGTACGAAACGAGGTCCCCCCGCTCCCGCTTCGGCCGGGGCGGCCTCAAAGTGGCGTGGCATCCCCGCACGGCGGTCACGGTCTTCGCCCAGGCCCGAGCATCAACGGCACGCCTCGTCAACGGGTCGAGTACAGACACGCACGTCGCGGCTGGGGTTCGTCTCCGGGCCCAGCGCGTACTGGGCGGAACCTCTACCTCGCCTCCACGCCGCCGCGTCTGTCGGGCGGTCGAAGATGGAGTGCAGGTCCAAATTCCCTACGACGGCCCCGGGACGCCTCACGTGACGGGTGACTTCAACGGATGGGCATTGCCCGGCACGTCCCTCACGCAGACCGACGATGGCACCTGGACGACGACCTTGTCGATGCCGTCCGGCGAATACGCGTACCGGATCCGCATCGTCGACGGCGACGAACGGAGGTGGCTCAGCCTTCCCTCCTACGCAGACACCGCCAGCGATGCATTCGGCGGCACGAACGGCGTATGCACAGTTCCCTAG
- a CDS encoding isoaspartyl peptidase/L-asparaginase family protein: MQAQDDPASETALVIHGGAGSLSADEMSDDREEAYRSALHTALQEGNAVLRDGGSALEAVQAAITTMETDTLFNAARGAVLTSEGAVELDAAIMDGATRNAGALTGVQTVKHPIRLARSIMEESYHVMFAQEGAEAFAEQQGLDLVDNDYFITDARRSGEGKAPADPPEAQGPDEKYGTVGAVALDAEGNLAAGTSTGGISDKEFGRVGDSPIIGAGTYAHNASCAVSATGQGEFFIRGVAAHSVASRMRFGDRPLGEAAQRTVDEIEELGGVGGVIALDRDGNIATPFSTGGMFRAYVDPDGNTAVRIFDAAADE, encoded by the coding sequence GTGCAGGCACAAGACGATCCGGCCTCGGAAACAGCCCTTGTCATTCACGGCGGGGCCGGGTCGCTGAGTGCCGACGAGATGAGTGACGACCGGGAGGAGGCGTACCGATCGGCCCTCCATACCGCGCTGCAGGAGGGCAACGCGGTGCTCCGGGACGGTGGCAGCGCGCTTGAGGCCGTCCAAGCCGCCATCACGACCATGGAAACCGACACCCTCTTCAACGCAGCCCGCGGCGCGGTCCTCACGAGTGAGGGCGCAGTGGAGCTTGACGCCGCCATCATGGACGGGGCCACCCGAAATGCCGGGGCCCTCACGGGGGTGCAAACGGTTAAGCATCCGATCCGGCTCGCCCGGTCCATCATGGAGGAGTCCTACCACGTGATGTTCGCGCAGGAGGGGGCTGAGGCATTTGCTGAGCAGCAGGGACTTGATCTCGTGGACAACGACTACTTCATCACAGATGCCCGTCGCTCCGGGGAGGGCAAGGCGCCGGCCGATCCCCCTGAGGCACAAGGGCCGGACGAGAAGTACGGCACGGTGGGGGCCGTTGCGCTCGATGCGGAGGGCAATTTGGCGGCGGGGACCTCCACGGGGGGCATCTCGGACAAGGAGTTCGGGCGCGTAGGTGATTCCCCAATCATTGGGGCCGGGACGTACGCCCACAACGCGTCGTGTGCGGTGTCGGCCACGGGGCAGGGCGAGTTCTTTATTCGCGGCGTGGCGGCCCACAGTGTGGCCTCGCGCATGCGGTTCGGGGATCGTCCGCTCGGCGAGGCGGCACAGCGTACGGTCGACGAGATCGAAGAGCTTGGCGGGGTCGGGGGAGTTATTGCACTTGATCGCGACGGCAACATCGCTACGCCCTTCAGCACCGGCGGCATGTTTCGGGCCTACGTCGATCCGGACGGCAACACGGCGGTCCGCATCTTCGACGCGGCGGCCGACGAGTGA
- a CDS encoding RNA polymerase sigma factor yields MAKDKAEVVTKKTASSDKNAFNQHEALQEMSDEDLMSQFQAGTVEAFNILVERYSDRLMQYLYRFLGDKKRCEDLLQETFLRVHRNRHSYRRIAKFSTWLYTIAGNLARSEYRKRKRRRMQSIQSVNRDNEEYEMEIPDESFSPDKHAESTIQDHYIQEAMNEIPPAFREVVVLRDIQQLAYDEIAEITGLPMGTVKSRINRGRTKLQALLQDVYPFQEEE; encoded by the coding sequence ATGGCGAAGGACAAGGCAGAAGTCGTCACCAAAAAGACCGCCTCGTCGGACAAGAATGCCTTCAACCAGCATGAGGCCCTTCAGGAGATGAGCGACGAGGACCTCATGTCCCAGTTTCAGGCTGGCACCGTGGAGGCCTTCAACATCCTCGTGGAACGGTACTCCGACCGTTTGATGCAGTACCTCTACCGCTTCCTGGGTGACAAAAAGCGGTGCGAGGACCTGCTTCAGGAGACGTTCCTGCGCGTCCACCGGAATCGGCACTCCTACCGGCGCATTGCTAAGTTTTCGACGTGGCTCTACACCATTGCCGGAAACCTGGCGCGCTCCGAGTACCGGAAGCGGAAGCGGCGGCGCATGCAGTCGATCCAGTCCGTCAACCGCGACAACGAGGAGTACGAGATGGAGATCCCGGACGAGTCGTTCTCGCCGGACAAGCACGCGGAGAGCACCATTCAGGACCACTACATTCAGGAGGCCATGAACGAGATCCCGCCGGCCTTCCGTGAGGTCGTGGTGCTGCGTGACATCCAGCAGCTCGCGTACGATGAGATTGCGGAGATTACGGGCCTGCCGATGGGCACCGTCAAGAGCCGCATCAACCGTGGACGGACGAAGCTGCAGGCGCTGCTCCAAGACGTGTATCCGTTCCAGGAAGAGGAGTAG
- a CDS encoding DUF971 domain-containing protein produces MNTPEPSRLQVDTSAQTLTVDWSDGHTSTFPLARLRAACPCAECQGDAVDRIDPPAPDAGPSDAPPQWTDLEIEPAGSVGIRITWDDGHNAGIFRWDRLWDLQPPGA; encoded by the coding sequence ATGAACACGCCCGAGCCGAGCCGGCTCCAGGTCGACACGAGTGCCCAGACCCTCACGGTGGACTGGTCAGACGGACACACCTCGACGTTTCCGCTCGCGCGCCTCCGGGCGGCCTGCCCGTGTGCCGAGTGCCAGGGCGATGCAGTTGACCGGATTGATCCGCCCGCCCCCGACGCCGGACCGTCCGACGCCCCCCCGCAATGGACGGATCTCGAAATCGAGCCCGCCGGGAGCGTCGGCATCCGCATCACGTGGGACGACGGTCACAACGCCGGCATCTTCCGGTGGGACCGGCTCTGGGACCTACAACCGCCCGGTGCGTGA
- a CDS encoding DEAD/DEAH box helicase yields MSVSAADLPGLDPADDFSFRDGQLAFLAKLAKAYQDGRTDHLGVFVPGYGKTLTALASFAVARAMGVSDKLVVFVPRSNLQEQYADADEMARMLRWIGAPRMPFCVADADRVFVKNPEIPIVIATYQYACGQSGNRDLQRYCNQGSPLFVLDEIHHLPEEGTWSQAVGRLSYDSLIGLSGTPLRSDGQPLFGVPHDVVTGDDGRERLHYRALHEVSLRDAHAEGQILKRIEAHVIDYTITMVEEDTGEEVEVSLEDLKSEVGRDTSNLDRYFARRSLRFHDVYLDTLLGPAVGRLQKKRAGQIGAGDGRNHQMLVTCMSNRHAADVLDFMERRYGWLSATRIGQDVPRDEREERLEAYRNGEVDVMVQVDMIGEGTDIKTISVIAKLDLVSARSKTLQQIFRGMRYYDAWGEEPNVCDVFTSGDLGLSETLAWMTREVQEGLRRRTEEGTSPEKSEQTDDRSEWALTGVNEGEIETHRLELEDNGRDSNLQVQRQPFEEPDSDTLDLSAQEEELRQECSELATQVAYALQNRGMDVHMRDVHARAKDRFRKAQSDMSLKLLKRKKKWLKRCLRSKRLV; encoded by the coding sequence ATGTCCGTCTCCGCCGCCGACCTTCCTGGTCTCGATCCGGCCGACGACTTCTCGTTCCGCGACGGCCAGCTCGCCTTTCTCGCCAAGCTCGCGAAGGCGTATCAGGACGGCCGCACCGACCACCTCGGCGTCTTCGTTCCCGGCTACGGCAAGACGCTGACGGCCCTCGCCTCCTTCGCCGTGGCGCGGGCGATGGGCGTGAGCGACAAGCTCGTCGTGTTCGTACCGCGGAGCAACCTGCAGGAGCAGTACGCCGACGCCGACGAGATGGCGCGCATGCTGCGCTGGATCGGGGCGCCGCGCATGCCCTTCTGTGTGGCCGATGCGGACCGCGTGTTCGTCAAGAACCCGGAGATCCCGATCGTCATCGCCACCTACCAGTACGCCTGCGGGCAGTCGGGCAACCGCGACCTGCAGCGCTACTGCAACCAGGGCTCGCCGCTCTTTGTCCTCGACGAGATTCACCACCTCCCGGAGGAGGGCACCTGGTCGCAGGCCGTGGGGCGCCTGTCCTACGACTCGCTCATCGGCCTGTCCGGCACGCCCCTCCGGAGCGACGGCCAGCCCCTCTTCGGGGTGCCGCACGACGTGGTGACGGGCGACGACGGTCGGGAGCGGCTCCACTACCGCGCCCTCCACGAGGTGAGCCTGCGCGACGCCCACGCCGAGGGGCAGATCCTGAAGCGCATCGAGGCGCACGTGATCGACTACACCATTACGATGGTGGAGGAGGACACCGGCGAGGAGGTGGAGGTGAGCCTGGAGGACCTGAAGAGCGAAGTGGGACGGGATACGTCGAACCTCGACCGCTACTTTGCCCGCCGCAGTCTTCGCTTCCACGACGTCTATCTCGACACGCTGTTGGGTCCGGCCGTGGGGCGCCTCCAGAAGAAGCGGGCCGGCCAGATTGGTGCCGGGGATGGACGCAACCACCAGATGCTCGTCACCTGCATGAGCAACCGCCACGCCGCCGACGTGCTCGACTTTATGGAGCGGCGCTACGGCTGGCTTAGCGCCACCCGCATCGGGCAGGACGTGCCGCGCGACGAGCGGGAGGAGCGCCTGGAGGCCTACCGCAACGGCGAGGTGGACGTGATGGTGCAGGTGGACATGATTGGGGAGGGCACCGACATCAAGACCATCAGCGTCATCGCCAAGCTCGACCTCGTGAGTGCCCGTTCCAAGACGCTCCAGCAGATCTTTCGGGGCATGCGCTACTACGACGCGTGGGGGGAGGAGCCCAACGTGTGTGACGTGTTCACGTCCGGTGACCTGGGCCTTTCCGAAACGCTGGCCTGGATGACGCGAGAGGTGCAGGAGGGCCTCCGCCGACGAACGGAGGAGGGCACCTCGCCCGAAAAGTCCGAGCAGACCGACGACCGCTCCGAGTGGGCGCTGACGGGCGTCAACGAGGGCGAGATCGAGACCCACCGGTTGGAGCTCGAAGACAACGGACGGGACTCCAACCTCCAGGTGCAGCGCCAGCCCTTTGAGGAGCCGGACTCCGATACGCTCGACCTCTCGGCGCAGGAGGAAGAGCTCCGCCAAGAATGCTCGGAGCTTGCGACGCAGGTGGCCTACGCCCTGCAGAACCGTGGCATGGACGTTCACATGCGCGACGTGCACGCCAGAGCCAAGGATCGCTTCCGCAAGGCCCAGTCTGACATGAGCCTGAAACTGTTGAAGCGCAAAAAGAAATGGCTCAAGCGGTGCCTTCGGAGCAAGCGGCTGGTGTAG